The Lolium rigidum isolate FL_2022 chromosome 1, APGP_CSIRO_Lrig_0.1, whole genome shotgun sequence region caattgttgtgctcatgtttaagctcttgcatcatatactttgcacctattaatgaagaaacacgaagagcttgctaaaatttggttttcatatttggtctctctaaagtctagataatttctagtattgagttttgaacaacaaggaagacggtgtagagtcttataatgtttacaatatgtcttttatgtgagttttgctgcaccggttcatccttgtgtttgtttcaaataaccttgctagcctaagccttctatcgagagggaatacttctcatgcatccaaaatccttgagccaaccactatgccatttgtgtccatcatacctacctactacatggtatttctccgccattccaaagtaaattgcttgagtgctacctttaaataattcaaaatttatcacctctgatttgtgtcaatgttttatagctcatgaggaagtatgtggtgtttatctttcattcttgttgggcaactttcaccaatggactagtggcttcatccgcttatccaataattttgcaaaaagacaatgggattcccagtcccaaattaattaacctaaatagacactcctccatggtatgtgattgttggacggcacccgaaggattcggttagccatggcttgagaaagcaaaggtggggaggagtgtcatcataataaaactaaaataaaaaggcactccttcatggtatgagattgttggcgggcacccgaggattcggttagccatggtttgtgaaagaaaggttggaaggagtgccacccaaaaataaaaataattcatgggagccgctctttgaaggtttgtccggcaagggggttagagtgcccactaccattcgttgacaacaacaaacacctctcaaaattttacttttatgctctctttatgttttcaaaaccaaagctctagcacaaatatagcaatcaatgcttccctctgcgaagggccattcttttaccttttatgttgagtcagttcacctatctctctccacctcaagaagcaaacacttgtgtgaactgtgcattgattcctacatacttgttatattactttacattgacaatatccatgagatatacatgttacaagttgaaagcaaccactgaaacttaatcttcctttgtgttgcttcaatacctttactttgatttattgctttatgagttaactcttatgcaagacttattgatgcttgtcttgaaagtactattcatgaaaagtctttgctttatgattcatttgtttactcatgtcattaccattgttttgatcgctgcattcattacatgtgtttacaatagtatgatcaaggttatgatggaatgtcactccgtaaattatctttgttatcgtttacctgctcgggacgagcaggaactaagcttggggatgctgatacgtctccgacgtatcgataatttcttatgttccatgccacattattgatgatacctacatgttctatacatactttatgtcatatttatgcgttttccggaactaacctattgacgagatgccgaagggccagttgctgttttctgctgtttttggttccagaaatcctagtaaggaaatattatcggaattggacgaaatcaacgcccagagtcttataattggacgaagcttccagaacacccgagagccgccagaggggagccctgggggccccacacgccaccctggcgcggccagagggggggtcgcgcccccctagtgtgtgggcccaccaggccccctccgaggctgcccttccgcctacttaaagcttccgtcgcgaaaaccctatcatgttcgacgaaaccagagaaaaccttccagagccgccgccatcgcgaagccaagatctgggggacaggagtctctgttccggcacgccgccgggacagggaagtgccccggaaggctcctccatcgacaccaccgccatcttcatcaacgctgctgtctcccatgaggagggagtagttctccatcgaggctcggggctgtaccggtagctatgtggttaatctctctcctatgtacttcaatacaataatctcatgagctgccttacatgattgagattcatatgatgatgcttgtaatctagatgtcattgtgctagtcaagtgggttttacttatgtgatctccggagactccttgtcccacgtgtgtaaaggtgacgagtgtgtgcaccgtgtgggtctcttaggctatatttcacgagaatacttattcaccgttatgaatggcatagtgaagtgcttatttatatccctttatgattgcaatgtgttttgtatcacaatttatccgtgtgctactctagtgatgttattaaagtagtttattcctcccgcacggtgtaatggtgacagtgtgtgcgtcgtgtagtacttggcgtaggctatgattgtgatctcttgtagattatgaagttaactattgctatgatagtattgatgtgatctattcctcctttcgtagtgtgaaggtgacgagtgtgcatgctatgttagtacttggtttggttatgttgatctgtcgtgcactctaaggttatttaaacatgaacatcgaatattgtggagcttgttaactccggcattgagggttcgtgtaatcctacacggttagtggtgttcatcatccaacaagagggtgtagagtctagcatctatttatttattctgttatgtgatcaatgttgagagtgtccactagtgaaagtatgatccctaggccttgttcctaaatactgctatcgctgcttgtttattgttttactgcatctgtacttcctgcaatattaccaccatcaaccacacgccagcaagcacttttctggcgccgttactactgctcatactcattcataccacttgtatttcactatctcttcgccgaactagtgcacctattaggtgtgttggggacacaagagacttcttgctttgtggttgcagggttgcatgagagggatatctttgacctcttcctccctgagttcgataaaccttgggtgatccacttaagggaaacttgctgctgttctacaaacctctgctcttggaggcccaacactgtctacaagaatagaagcacccgtagacatcaggttcccagcccccaattaattaactttcactaataattctcttcacatgttttgccctgattcatcagtaagcaacttaattttgcaaatagacactccttcatggtatgtgaatgttggaaggcacccgaggattcggttagccatggcttgtgtaagcaaaaggttgggaggagtgtcaaccataaaactaaaactaaagtacatgtgtaaacaaaagagaagagtgatgatctaccttgctggtagagataacgtccttcatgggagccgctctttgaaagtctgtttggcaagggggttagagtgcccactatcattcgttgacaacaacaaacacctctcaaaactttacttttatgctctctatatgatttcaaaacttaaaaagctctagcacatgatttaatccccgcttccctctgcgaagggcctttcttttactttatgttgagtcagtttacctatttccttccatcttagaagcaaacacttgtgtcaactgtgcattgattcttacatactttcttatttgcattcatcatattactttgtgttgaccattatccatgagatatacatgttgaaagttgaaagcaattgctgaaacttaaatcttcctctcgtgttgcttcgatgcctttactttgaatttattgctttatgagttaactcttatgcgagacttttgatgcttgtcttgaaagtactattcatgaaaagttttgctatatgttatctatttggtagcaactatagatcattgccttgagtcactgcattcatctcatatgctttataatagtatgatcaaggttgtgtaagtagcatgtcactacagaaattattctttttatcgtttacctactcgagggcgagcaggaactaagcttggggatgctgatacatctccatcaacgttgtgtaagcttggggaagtgcccccggaagccatctccatcgacgccaccgcctccatcatgctccgtgagtagttcccccatggactacgggttctagctgtagctagttggtattctctcccccatgtaattcaatacaatgatctcatgagctgccttacatgattgagattcatctgatgtaatcggtgttgtgtttgttgggatccgatggattgttacattatgattaatctatctataaagttgtgaagttattgttgctgcaatcttgttgtgtttaatgcttgtcactagggcccgagtggcatgatcatagatttaagctctatacttattgcttagattgtatctacaagttgtttgcacatgtctatgtccggaaccaaaggccccaaagtgacgaaattgggacaagctggaggggaaggcttagatattaggatcacatgttttcacggagtgttaatgctttgctccggtgctctattaaaaggagtaccttaatttccagtagattccctagaggcccggctgccaccggctggtaggacaaaagatgttgtacaagtttctcattgcgagcacgtatgactatatatggaaaacatgcctacataattaataatcttgatgttctgtcttaatgctatttcaatcctatcaattgcccaactgtaatttgttcacccaagacttgttattggagagttaccactagtgtagatagctgggaaccccggtccatctttcatcatgatatactcgttctacatgacattggaagtagtatcaactattttctggtgccattgctctcatattactgctactgctgctgtgttactgtcactactgctctcatattacttctactttcacatcacccctgttactagtgcttttccaggtgcagctgaattgacaactcagttgttaaggcttataagtattttttacctccccttgtgtcgaatcaataaatttgggttttacttccctcgaagactgttgcgatcccctatacttgtgggttatcagtcgcCGTCGCCAAAACCGCGCCCCTACACCGTTTGTAGAAGTCGAGTGCCAAATCTGCAACATATATGGGCACCCTGCAAATGAGTGCTGGTGGCGCTACCAAGACAAAGACCGCGATgattctgatgatgatgatggagatcgcaAGGAAaaatctgctcatgttgcttcctaTGGTGTTGACACAAACTGGTACCCGGATACGGATGCCACGGATCATATCAATGCTGAGTTAAACAAGCTCACCACACATGACAAGTACAAGGGCCGCGAACATGTTCACACTGCCAATGGTCATGGTATGCAAATCTCTCATGTTGGTCATTCAGTTTTGCATACcccacatagtactttgcaacttAAAAATGTCTTACATGTACCTGCTGCATCCAAAAATCTTCTTTCCGTTCATAGACTTACCCTTGATAACGGCGTTTACattgagtttcatcctttcttctttttgatcaaggaccAGGCAACAAGGACGGTTCTGTTTAAAGGGCCGTGCATTGGTGGTCTGTACCCGCTAGTTCCTATTCCTAGTGGGGTGCACAAGGAAGTCTTCGTCACAATAAAGCCATCGTCCTCCACATGGCATCGTCGTTTAGGTCATCCATCATCTTTTGTGGTGCAGCAAATACTTAGGAAAAATGAACTCTCTTATTCTCCACAAATAAATCCATATGTCTGTGATGCATTTCAACTAGCTAAGAGTCACCAGTTGCCATACCCCATCTCTACTAGTGTCTCTACTGTTCCTTTGGAACAAgtattctctgatgtatggggcccaGCACCTGCTTCTGCTGGCAAACATGAGTActatgtgagctttattgatgattatagcaagtttacTTGGATTTACTTGCTTAAAAACCGTTCTGAAGTGTTCCAAGTTTTTCTTAATTTTCAGAAATTTGTTGAACGGAAATTTGAGAGAAAGATTAAaaccatgcaaactgattggggtggtgaatatgtaAAACTCAACAGTTTCTGTCAAAAGTGTGGCATTGTTCATCATGTCTCCTGTccacatgctcatcaacaaaatggctccGCTGAACGCAAACATCGCCATATCGTTGAAGTTGGCTTGTCCCTTCTTGCAAATGCATCCATGCCATTAAAATTCTGGGATGAGGCTTTTCTGACAGCTACCTTTTTGATTAACCTCCTACCCAGCAAAGTCATCAATTTTGACACTCCTGTTGAACGCCTTATGCACTCCAAACCCAACTATGAATCCCTGCGTGTTTTTGGTTGCGCCTGTTGGCCCAATCTTAGACCTTACAACAAACGCAAACTTGCCTTCCGCTCCACTAAATGTGTTTTCTTGGGATATAGTCCTCTTCATAAGGGTGTCAAATGTCTAGATGTTTCCACGGGACGTGTTTACATTTCTCGTGATGTGGTCTTTGATGAGCGTATTTTTCCTTTCGCTGATCTGCATCCTAATGCAGGCCGCCGCCTTCGTAATGACATTCTTTTGCTCCCTCATGATACACCTACTACTGTTGGGGATGCACAAACTGATGATTACATGCCGTTGCCTATTATACCTGTGATGACTAATCTTGGCCAGGAACCTCAAGATATTCCACCTCCAGATGATATTACTCTTCATACTGATCATTCTGATACAAATTTCGTTGAAATCGGTGAAGAAACGGACTCGGGAGAGTCCTCTGAAGTCGCACCGCCGTCGCCGCTACGTGCCAACGTGCGGCAGGGATCCACCTCGGATCGCCCGCCACCAGCACCTGGTCACCGCGTCGCTGCTGATCCCGAGGGCGGGAGAATCTCCCCCTCGGCAACGCCCCGGGCTTCCTACAGCCCGGCCACGCCACACGCCCCGCCTGCCCCGCCTGGGTCCCCTGCTGTCACCTCggacagcagcagcagcgcccCCACGCCCCCGACAGCCCGGCCGACAGCGCTAGTGTGGCTCCACCTCCAGACCAACCGGAGCCTGCCACGCCCTCCTCGGCTGCCGCTGTCTCCGACACCGATGCCAGCAGCGACAACGCGGTCTCGTCGCAATCGTCAGGATCCTCTGCGGGTTCTGCTCCTGTGGCTCCGCCACAACTGGGATTGCGCACTCGCCTCCAACAAGGTATACGCAACCCGAAAATTTACACAGATGGTACAATTCATTATGGCCTTCTAACATCCACAGGGGAGCCTCACACTACTTCTGAGGCTCTTGATCATCCTCAATGGCGTCATGCTATGGAAGAAGAATATGGTGCTCTCATCAATAATCATACATGACATCTTGTTCCTCGTGGCTCTCACAGAAATATCATAGATTGCAAGTGGGTATATCACATCAAGAGACGCTTTGATGGTTCTATTGACCGATATAAATCTCGCCTCGTTGCCAAAGGGTTCAAGCAACGTTTTGGCATTGATTATGAAGACACCTTCAGTCCAGTTGTTAAAGCAGCCACTATTCGCACTGTTTTAGCTCTGTCTGTCTCTCGAGGCTGGAGTCTTCGGTAGCTAGATGTAAGAACGCGTTcctacatggtgttctggaagaggatgtGTATATGAAACAACCCCCTGGTTTTGAAAATCCCCATGCTCCTCACCACGTTTGCAAGCTTGACAAAGCAttatatggtctcaagcaagctcctcgTGCCTAGTTTTCTCGTTTGAGCTCCAAACTGCATGTCCTCGGGTTCATTCCTTCTCAAGCTGATACATCCTTGTTCCTTTATCACAAGCATGATATTATGATTTATGTCCtgatatatgttgatgacattattgtgACTAGCTCCCCAGATCAAGCCATTGCCATCTTGCTCAAGGAACTCAATGTGCACTTTGCAATCAAGGATCTTAGACAATTACACTTCTTTCTCGGAATTGAATTTGCTCATACACCGGATGGGTTAGTACTTACTCAGCATAAGTATGCCTCTGAGTTATTAGATAAAGTTGGTATGAAGGACTACAAGGCCGCACCCACGCATCTGTCCTCCATTGACAAGCTATCTCTCACTGAGGGGGAACCTCTAGGCACCGGGGATAGCACACGATATCACAACATTGTGGGTGCTCTCCAGTATCTCACTTTGACTCACCCAGACTTGTCTTTCTCAGTTAACAAGGTTTGCCAATATCTACATGCTCCCATGACCTCTCACTGGACAGCAGTGAAAAGAATTCTTCGCTATGTCTCTGATACATCCCGGCTTGGTATTACCTTTCAGAAGTCACGCTTTACTTTATTAAGTGCCTTtacagatgcagattgggctggaAACTTGGATGACAGGAGATCTACAGGAGGTTTTGCTATCTTTGTAGGACAAAACCTGGTTTCACGGAGTTCCAGAAAACAGCCTACAGTCTCCACGTCAAGCACATAAGTTGAATATAAAGCACTAGACAATGCTACCACTGAGCTAATTTGGGTTGAATCTCTTCTCAAAGAACTTGGTGTGCGATTGGGAGAACGACCACGGCTTTGGTGTGACAATTTATGAGCTACCTATCTGTCTGCAAATCCCGTGTTTCATGCCAGAACAAAACACATTGAAATTGATTTCAACTTTGTTCGTGAACGAGTGGCACGCAAACAACTTGAGGTCAAGTTTATATCAAGCAAAGATCAAATTGCTGATGGGTTTACCAAGGCTTTACCGGTTGCCAACTTGAGAGAATTTAGATGTAATCTAAATCTTCAGAGAAGTTTAGATTAAGGGAGGCTGTTAGACATATGATATGTATCACGTTATACGGTATGGAGTAGTACTCCACCCATATATACACTCTATGTATTGCCACGGTAGAGACTCTTTCTACCCTATATAAACACGAAACACGAGCCAGGGAGAGGCGTCGTTTCAATCAAATTAACAAATCCGACGCTATTTAACACTGAATTTAGCCGTGAAGAGCGGCAATGGCTGGAGTTGCTCTTACTCCGGCTGCGCGTTCGGTTAATTCGGTTAATTCGGTTCGGTAAATACGGTTTTTCGGTAAATATATTTTTAAtacttcggtaaatacggttttATACACAAAtacggttcggtttcggtaataaccatctgatatcggttcggtttcggtaataactaaattaaccaaagttgacgcgaatttttGAATGACACATAATTTGTATGGTCATAAATTTCAGTTTTGTATTTTGTATAACCAAACTACCGAGTTGCTATCACGAACTAAGAATTTAGAAGTGTATAATTCTCCATAATACATGATACAGTGGCAAGTAGTATATCAGAAACTGAATAACAGAGAGAAGGTGAGATTAGATGGTTTCTTCCTTCAGGTGAGATTAGATGCGTAGCTACAGGCGTCAGTGCGTCACACAAGGCACGCGCCTGGTAGATCGTGGTTGGTGGCTTGGTGCCCGACGTGACGCAGTTCGCGGCCGGCAGGCGGAGATGCTGAACGGGAGATTCACTGTGTAAGAGCGGTGCTAACTAAGGCGGCCATCCATCGGAAGGCCAGAGAATGGCGCGTCTTCGTTGTGCGGTAGAGGGCGGCGTGCTGCGTCTTGCCGTGAAGTAGACTGGAGCTGGGCTAGTACGCGGAGGAGAGGAGGCGGGGGCCTAGAGGTAGGTCGCCGGAGGTCGGAGGACCGCGCTCCGCTAGCAGGAGCTAGCTAAAGCTAGGGTTCGGCGCCGCTCTCTGCTGCTCGTTGCGGCCGTGCGCAAGCGATACGAGAGGGACCGATGGAGGCTGCATGTTCGACTAGTTGGGCCGCTGGGCCTTCGGAGCGGAGCTACTGCGCTGGGCTGACTTCGGTTAGTTTCGGTAAAAACCGCGGTTTTTCGGTTTTAAACCGAATTAACCGACCGTCATCTGGTTAATACTTCTGTTAACTGTAACTTAACCATAAACCGAAAAAACCGGAATTTCAGTAGCAATTAGGTTTTTttgggttcggttttcggtttcagtTCCGTTACGTGCAACCGGAGCTCTTATTGCGTGGAGAAAGCGAGACGCAGTTACTACATGGAGATGCTGAATCCAGCCAGCCCTACTCGACTCGGATGAGATGTCTTGACAGGGGCACGTCTCCGCAAATATCGCCCCGTAAATACATCCAGTGGTGCAGCACCCGTCTAATCACGACCGATCGGGCCCACCTGGCATCCAGTACTTAGGTGTATCGCAAAGTACAAAACAGCTGTTCCTCCGCTCCTCACAATCCGAGAGCGTGGTCGCGTGGAGACAACTCCCTCACGAAACCGtataaaaataaatgaaaaagtgGTACGTAATCATGGACGCATCGGCCCCACGTGAAGACCTAATCGCATCGAACCTTGACCCAGCACCCAGAGAAGCGTGGGGCCCACGTGCCAGCGAGTCGATGTCACGAGAGCTTGGTTTACCGACTCCCCCGGCGGCCAACTTGCAAGTTAAAGGCACGGGACCCACAGGGCAGCGACAGAGATCCACGAACACCGGGTCTAGGCGGCGGCCCACTGCAGTCCGTCTCCTTCTCCCCCTCGCCAAATCGCCTCGGCCTCTAGCTAGTTATAAAACccacctcccctctcctctcctccctctTTTCCTGTATTTCTGCAAGATAAAACACACCGGGTCGAGGCGGCGGCGTGAGAAGAGCGTgttcctttctttctttctctctctccatGGAGGAGGACGACAGATcggtcgcggccgcggccgccagGATACTGCTCACCCTCCGGACCAGGACGCTGACGGAGTGGCCGGACTGGATCCTGCCGCCCTCCAAGGAACTCGCTGCGCCTGCGGAGCGGGAGgctgagctgccgccgttgccggaGGGATGGCCGAAGCGGCCACGGGACCCGGTGCCTGTGTCTTTGCGCCCCAACGGGTGGTCACCGTCCTGGGTTGGCCTCTTGGCGCGGCTGTGGCAGCCAGTCCCCTCCAGATCCGGCGCATCTTCCAGCGAGGAGGAGAGGGCGTGGTTGCACCCCCGCGTCCGGCAGGCGCGGCGGAGGTCGGCGTCCGGATCCGCTCCTTCCCCGAGCGTCAAGGTGGGCGCGCGGAAGGAGGCCTTGATGGCGGCGTCGAGCCCGGAGACCCCCTTTGACTACGCCATCGCCGCTCGATCCGGGGCGTCGTCCAGCGGGGATGAAGGGGCCAAGCGCAAGGCGAGCAGATCCAGCGGCGACGAGGGGTGCAGCTCACCGGCGAAGCGCTCGCGGCCGGACGCCCACGCCCACGCCCAGGATGCGGCGACGGCCGTTCAAGTTGAGGTGAGTTCTATTACCTTGCCCATTCTTTGCGGTTTTCACGGCGCCATCGTCTCGCTTTTCCTTGCGAATCTTGTGTTTTCGTCGGCCCACACGCTCATGTGTCTGAATCTCGGCAGTTGAATTTCCAGCAG contains the following coding sequences:
- the LOC124685434 gene encoding uncharacterized protein LOC124685434 isoform X1, whose protein sequence is MEEDDRSVAAAAARILLTLRTRTLTEWPDWILPPSKELAAPAEREAELPPLPEGWPKRPRDPVPVSLRPNGWSPSWVGLLARLWQPVPSRSGASSSEEERAWLHPRVRQARRRSASGSAPSPSVKVGARKEALMAASSPETPFDYAIAARSGASSSGDEGAKRKASRSSGDEGCSSPAKRSRPDAHAHAQDAATAVQVEQVPKIEDNSRDEKGHLLFDLNEDISIAW
- the LOC124685434 gene encoding uncharacterized protein LOC124685434 isoform X2, which encodes MEEDDRSVAAAAARILLTLRTRTLTEWPDWILPPSKELAAPAEREAELPPLPEGWPKRPRDPVPVSLRPNGWSPSWVGLLARLWQPVPSRSGASSSEEERAWLHPRVRQARRRSASGSAPSPSVKVGARKEALMAASSPETPFDYAIAARSGASSSGDEGAKRKASRSSGDEGCSSPAKRSRPDAHAHAQDAATAVQVEVPKIEDNSRDEKGHLLFDLNEDISIAW